From the Oncorhynchus nerka isolate Pitt River linkage group LG20, Oner_Uvic_2.0, whole genome shotgun sequence genome, one window contains:
- the xcr1b.2 gene encoding chemokine XC receptor 1 isoform X1 produces the protein MCSGSLSFYSINHVAAMDLTESWKTMVNETSSVNDSNYTDEDYGDKQLILLCDEVGGLEEVTAGCFLVIFLLSVTGNGLLLVALCRYEDLRRVTNLFILNLLTSDLLFTLTLPFWAAYQLSHWMFGDLACKLLTGAYFTGLYSSMMLLTSMTVYRCVIVVGSRWTVVPRRRLRYALAACTASWVVSLAASLSDVIASQVQEVENGTRIFICEVSPGTTDEELGYYLQVSLLFVLPLIIIILCYSAILRTVLVTATRRQHRTVLVVFCIVVAFIVCWAPYNLFIFVMSVYTPVDCRVKERLHVVYVVCRIVAYAHCFLNPALYMLSHSFRRHLWSLLCCLMGEERGGQGGGGERSVGHSSSHVTPRPTGPAVMLQDPRENNYTATWMELRTEQE, from the exons tgtagtggctctctgtcattctatagtataAATCACGTTGCAGCGATGGACCTGACTGAGTCCTGGAAGACCATGGTGAATGAGACCAGCTCTGTGAATGACAGCAACTACACTGATGAAGACTATGGTGATAAACAGTTAATCCTGCTGTGTGACGAGGtcggagggttagaggaggtcaCGGCTGGTTGCTTCCTGGTCATCTTCCTCCTCAGCGTCACAG GTAACGGATTGTTGCTGGTTGCCTTGTGTCGATATGAGGACCTAAGGAGGGTCACCAACCTGTTCATCCTAAACCtgttgacctctgacctcctATTTACCCTGACCCTGCCCTTCTGGGCCGCCTACCAACTCTCCCACTGGATGTTCGGTGACCTG GCCTGTAAGCTGTTGACGGGGGCATACTTCACCGGTCTCTACAGCAGTATGATGCTGCTCACCTCCATGACGGTGTACCGCTGTGTAATAGTCGTCGGGTCCCGCTGGACAGTCGTTCCCCGGAGACGACTGAGGTACGCATTGGCCGCCTGCACGGCATCATGGGTAGTCAGCCTGGCCGCCTCCCTCAGTGATGTCATAGCCTCCCAGGTACAGGAAGTGGAAAACGGGACAAGAATATTCATCTGTGAGGTCTCACCTGGAACTACGGACGAGGAG CTGGGCTACTACCTGCAGGTGTCCCTGCTCTTCGTCCTCCCTCTAATCATCATCATCCTCTGCTACAGTGCCATTCTCAGGACGGTCCTGGTAACTGCGACCAGGAGACAACACCGCACAGTGCTGGTGGTCTTCTGTATCGTGGTAGCGTTCATCGTCTGCTGGGCACCGTACAACCTATTCATATTCGTCATGTCTGTCTACACACCTGTAGACTGTAGGGTCAAGGAGCGGCTGCatgttgtgtatgttgtgtgtcGTATTGTGGCCTACGCCCACTGCTTCCTGAACCCTGCTCTCTACATGCTGTCTCACTCCTTCAGACGACATCTCTGGTCGCTGTTGTGCTGtctgatgggggaggagaggggagggcaggggggaggaggggagaggagtgtggGACACAGTTCATCCCACGTCACCCCTAGACCAACCGGACCTGCTGTGATGCTTCAGGACCCCAGAGAGAATAACTATACAGCTACATGGATGGAGCTAAGAACGGAGCAGGAATGA
- the xcr1b.2 gene encoding chemokine XC receptor 1 isoform X2, translating into MDLTESWKTMVNETSSVNDSNYTDEDYGDKQLILLCDEVGGLEEVTAGCFLVIFLLSVTGNGLLLVALCRYEDLRRVTNLFILNLLTSDLLFTLTLPFWAAYQLSHWMFGDLACKLLTGAYFTGLYSSMMLLTSMTVYRCVIVVGSRWTVVPRRRLRYALAACTASWVVSLAASLSDVIASQVQEVENGTRIFICEVSPGTTDEELGYYLQVSLLFVLPLIIIILCYSAILRTVLVTATRRQHRTVLVVFCIVVAFIVCWAPYNLFIFVMSVYTPVDCRVKERLHVVYVVCRIVAYAHCFLNPALYMLSHSFRRHLWSLLCCLMGEERGGQGGGGERSVGHSSSHVTPRPTGPAVMLQDPRENNYTATWMELRTEQE; encoded by the exons ATGGACCTGACTGAGTCCTGGAAGACCATGGTGAATGAGACCAGCTCTGTGAATGACAGCAACTACACTGATGAAGACTATGGTGATAAACAGTTAATCCTGCTGTGTGACGAGGtcggagggttagaggaggtcaCGGCTGGTTGCTTCCTGGTCATCTTCCTCCTCAGCGTCACAG GTAACGGATTGTTGCTGGTTGCCTTGTGTCGATATGAGGACCTAAGGAGGGTCACCAACCTGTTCATCCTAAACCtgttgacctctgacctcctATTTACCCTGACCCTGCCCTTCTGGGCCGCCTACCAACTCTCCCACTGGATGTTCGGTGACCTG GCCTGTAAGCTGTTGACGGGGGCATACTTCACCGGTCTCTACAGCAGTATGATGCTGCTCACCTCCATGACGGTGTACCGCTGTGTAATAGTCGTCGGGTCCCGCTGGACAGTCGTTCCCCGGAGACGACTGAGGTACGCATTGGCCGCCTGCACGGCATCATGGGTAGTCAGCCTGGCCGCCTCCCTCAGTGATGTCATAGCCTCCCAGGTACAGGAAGTGGAAAACGGGACAAGAATATTCATCTGTGAGGTCTCACCTGGAACTACGGACGAGGAG CTGGGCTACTACCTGCAGGTGTCCCTGCTCTTCGTCCTCCCTCTAATCATCATCATCCTCTGCTACAGTGCCATTCTCAGGACGGTCCTGGTAACTGCGACCAGGAGACAACACCGCACAGTGCTGGTGGTCTTCTGTATCGTGGTAGCGTTCATCGTCTGCTGGGCACCGTACAACCTATTCATATTCGTCATGTCTGTCTACACACCTGTAGACTGTAGGGTCAAGGAGCGGCTGCatgttgtgtatgttgtgtgtcGTATTGTGGCCTACGCCCACTGCTTCCTGAACCCTGCTCTCTACATGCTGTCTCACTCCTTCAGACGACATCTCTGGTCGCTGTTGTGCTGtctgatgggggaggagaggggagggcaggggggaggaggggagaggagtgtggGACACAGTTCATCCCACGTCACCCCTAGACCAACCGGACCTGCTGTGATGCTTCAGGACCCCAGAGAGAATAACTATACAGCTACATGGATGGAGCTAAGAACGGAGCAGGAATGA